From the Deinococcus gobiensis I-0 genome, the window TCGGGATGACCGTCCGGGCCGGCGTGCAGCTCGCACCAGCCCTCGTCGTCGGTGTCCACCGCGCCGTAACCACGCGCGGCCAGGGTCCGCAGCGCCGTAGATTTGCCCGTGCCCGACATGCCGGTGATCAGGACGGCCGGAACCGGCGCGGGCACGCGTCCCTCAGTTCGCCTGCGCCTCGTAGGCGGCGGCGTCCAGCAGTTCCGGGCTTTCGTCGGTCACGTCGAGCTTGAACAGCCACCCGCCCTCGTAGGGCGACTCGTTGACCTTCTCGGGGCTGCCCGACAGGTCCTCGTTGACGGCCGTGACCGTGCCGCTGGCCGGGGCGTAGATGTCGCTGGCGGTCTTGACCGACTCGACCACGGCGACCGTCTCGCCCGCCGTGACCACGCGGCCCACCTCGGGCAGCTCGACGTACACCACGTCGCCGAGCTGGTCCTGCGCGAAGTCGGAGATGCCGACGGTGCCGTCGGAAGCGAGCCATTCGTGGGAAGCGGCGTATTTCAGGGTGTCGGGGGTGTTGGGCATGGTCAATTCTCCTTGAGGGGACCGGTAGGGGTGGTGAGTGGGGGATGGGCCGGCCGCCGGGGCCGCGGCCCAGACCGGGTCGGCCTATTTTCCGCTGACGTAGAAGGGCACGGCCATGCGCGTCGCCGGGTGGTCCTTGCCGCGCACCTCGACGGCGTAGGTCTCGGCGTTCGCGGCGTCGGCGTCCACCAGGGCCAGGGCGATGGGGTGGCCCAGCGTCGGGCTGGTCGTGCCCGAGGTGACGCGGCCCACGACCTGCCCGTCCACCTTCACGGGGTACCCCTCACGCACCGGCACGCGTTCCAGGCGCAGGCCGATGAGCCGGTGCGCGGCGGGCTGTTGCAGGTGCTCGCGGCCCAGGTGTGCCTTGTCCTTCACGACCCAGCCGTAGTGGCTGCTCAGGGGGTGGATGTCGTCACCGAACTCGTGGCCGTAGAGCGGAAAGCCCGCTTCCAGCCGCAGCGTGTCGCGCGCCCCCAGCCCGGCGGGCACGATCCCGACCGCCAGCAGCTTGTCCCACAGCGTCTCGGCCTCGGAGGCGTCCACGAACACCTCGAAACCGTCCTCGCCCGTGTATCCGGTGCGCGCCAGATGCACATCGAAGTCGAACAGCTTGGCCGCGAAGTAGGCGTTCTTCTTCTTCGCGCCCAGGTCGGTATCGGTGAACGGCTGGAGCGTCTCGGCGGCCTTGGGCCCCTGGACGGCGATCAGGGCGGTCGTGCCCGACTCGTCGGTGAGGGTCACGTCGTAGCCGCCCACCTGCGCCTGGAGGTGCGCCCAGTCCTTGGCGATGTTGCCCGCGTTGACCACCATCAGGTAGGTTTCGGGGGCCGCCATGTAGATGTAGATGTCGTCCACCAGTCCGCCCGCGACGCCGGGCAGCCAGTTGTAGCCGGCGCGGCCGGGGCGCAGTTTGCTCACGTCGTTGGTGGTCACGTGCTGGAGGAAGGCCAGCGCGCCGGGGCCGGTCACGCGGAACTCGCCCATGTGCGACACGTCGAACATCCCCGCGCCCGTACGCACCGCGTCGTGTTCGGCCTTCAGGCCGGCGTACTGCACCGGCATCTCCCAGCCGCCGAAGGGCACCATCCGCGCCCCGGCCCGCAGGTGGGCGGCGTGCAGCGGGGTGCGTTTGAGCACCGGATCAGGGGTCTGGGTCACGTCAGAACTGTACCTGACCCCCCGTCCGGGCGTCCGGGCCGTCTGGACGCCCGGCGTGCCGGGACGGGGGCTAGACTGGCGCATGTCCGACCCGAAAAGCCGCGTCCCGCGCGTGTTCCGGCCCGCATGAGCCCCTCGTACCTGCTGGCGGCGCTGCCGCCCCCGGCCCTCGCCGCGCGCATTGCCGCCTTCCGGAAGGCCCACGCCCTGCGCGACGCGGCGGCCACCCCCCACATCACCGTCAAGGCGCGCAGCGGCCTCGCGCCCGACCTGGGCTGGGCAGACGCGGCGCGGGCGGCGGTCGCGGCGTACCCCCCGGTGCGGGTTCAGGTCGGCGGCCCGGCGGTCTTCCGCAACGGCACGGCGCTGTACCTCGGCGTGCAGAGCCCGGACGTGGTGGGCCTGCACCTCGCCCTGCTCGCGGCCCTGCGCCCGGCGCAGCGGTTCGGCTACGAGGGACCGCACATGACGCCGCACCTCTCGGTCGCGCTGGCCCGGCGGGGCACCGACCTGTCGGCGCTGCTGGCGTCGGCCCGCGTGGCCTTCGCGGACCTGGAGGCCGGGCCGCTGGCCTTCACCGTCCACGAGGTCGCGCTGCTGCGCAAGGCCGGGCCGGGCGGGG encodes:
- a CDS encoding 2'-5' RNA ligase family protein, with protein sequence MSPSYLLAALPPPALAARIAAFRKAHALRDAAATPHITVKARSGLAPDLGWADAARAAVAAYPPVRVQVGGPAVFRNGTALYLGVQSPDVVGLHLALLAALRPAQRFGYEGPHMTPHLSVALARRGTDLSALLASARVAFADLEAGPLAFTVHEVALLRKAGPGGVYLPAGSWPLGEDREG
- the gcvH gene encoding glycine cleavage system protein GcvH — encoded protein: MPNTPDTLKYAASHEWLASDGTVGISDFAQDQLGDVVYVELPEVGRVVTAGETVAVVESVKTASDIYAPASGTVTAVNEDLSGSPEKVNESPYEGGWLFKLDVTDESPELLDAAAYEAQAN
- the gcvT gene encoding glycine cleavage system aminomethyltransferase GcvT, encoding MTQTPDPVLKRTPLHAAHLRAGARMVPFGGWEMPVQYAGLKAEHDAVRTGAGMFDVSHMGEFRVTGPGALAFLQHVTTNDVSKLRPGRAGYNWLPGVAGGLVDDIYIYMAAPETYLMVVNAGNIAKDWAHLQAQVGGYDVTLTDESGTTALIAVQGPKAAETLQPFTDTDLGAKKKNAYFAAKLFDFDVHLARTGYTGEDGFEVFVDASEAETLWDKLLAVGIVPAGLGARDTLRLEAGFPLYGHEFGDDIHPLSSHYGWVVKDKAHLGREHLQQPAAHRLIGLRLERVPVREGYPVKVDGQVVGRVTSGTTSPTLGHPIALALVDADAANAETYAVEVRGKDHPATRMAVPFYVSGK